One stretch of Lachnospiraceae bacterium oral taxon 096 DNA includes these proteins:
- a CDS encoding adenosylcobinamide-GDP ribazoletransferase, translating into MIKSLLIAFAMYSKVPMPFVKWEKENMKYVLALFPLVGVLEGIFFLMFWKAAMIFKMAPLLKGAGLFIIPLLYTGGIHMDGFMDVLDAKASHQDRRFKLAVLKDSHVGSGAVIGAIMFSIVYTAALVQFDNVKQVLLMDVAFVMIRAYSALSLACFKNARGEGLAMTFSDAAEICVTRTILVLFVLICVLGMIYISHSMGIVVAAAGFVVFLYYRLSSHDEFGGVTGDLAGYFLELCELIIAIIVALAV; encoded by the coding sequence ATGATCAAGTCATTGTTGATTGCATTTGCAATGTATTCGAAAGTGCCTATGCCTTTTGTGAAGTGGGAAAAAGAGAACATGAAATATGTATTGGCATTGTTTCCACTGGTTGGTGTGTTGGAGGGGATTTTCTTTTTGATGTTTTGGAAAGCGGCGATGATCTTTAAGATGGCACCACTATTGAAAGGAGCGGGGCTATTTATCATTCCATTGCTCTATACTGGGGGGATTCATATGGATGGATTTATGGATGTGCTCGATGCCAAGGCCTCTCATCAAGACCGAAGATTTAAATTGGCTGTTCTGAAGGACAGCCATGTAGGCAGTGGAGCTGTTATCGGAGCTATCATGTTTTCCATTGTGTATACTGCAGCCTTAGTTCAATTTGACAATGTAAAGCAGGTGCTTTTGATGGATGTAGCTTTTGTGATGATTCGAGCTTACAGTGCACTTTCTCTCGCTTGCTTTAAAAATGCAAGAGGAGAGGGCTTGGCCATGACTTTTTCGGATGCAGCAGAAATATGTGTAACTCGAACAATTTTAGTATTGTTTGTCCTTATCTGTGTGCTGGGAATGATTTATATCAGTCACAGTATGGGGATTGTGGTTGCAGCAGCAGGATTTGTTGTATTTTTGTATTATCGTCTGTCCTCACATGATGAGTTTGGTGGAGTTACAGGAGATTTAGCGGGATATTTTTTGGAGCTTTGTGAATTGATTATTGCAATTATTGTTGCATTGGCGGTATAA
- the cobK gene encoding precorrin-6A reductase has protein sequence MIIIFGGTSEGRQLAKVCDFGKVEAKICVATEYGSDVLKESQYVKICQGRMDASEMATFFAKERPRFVMDATHPHAKEVTENIKAVCNKMNIEYLRIVREAESSEHCFTNIEEVVDYLKNQDGNVLVATGSKELLKYAVLDKKRIYARVLPTKESIETCLSLGLENSHILAMQGPFSENMNAAMLEQYHCKFLVTKESGKAGGFEEKIRACEKVGAKSLVIARPTKEEGICLFEAEKRILEGTRPCVSIVGIGPGDERYLPDRAKSLIDEAEAIVGAKRMLIRKGVKSLRSYRPDEIMAWLENCYRQGIRKMVCLMSGDTGFFSGTNKLLEKLEEKGWRAEVIPGISSISYFASKCKVSWGDAKILSFHGEAKELEVLEENRKIFAITSGGEKNRELMEEVCAFGLGKLRVTVGEDLSYPNEKIFSDTVENLCHYSFGKLSCLLFENPNARGKRMEMAIAEGRFIRDKVPMTKAEVRAISIAMLGICEQDICYDIGAGTGSVSIEMAKFLRGGRVYAVEKKELATNLIAQNVEKFGVQSRVEIHCGSALDVIKCLPEPNSVFIGGSSGDLEEIVDAVYKKNEKATIVINAISLETIAQISDLLSKYEGLGYQTQVIWMSVARGKKVASYHMAMAENPVLIAKIYWED, from the coding sequence ATGATCATTATCTTTGGAGGAACGAGCGAGGGACGACAGCTGGCCAAAGTTTGCGATTTTGGAAAAGTAGAGGCAAAAATTTGTGTGGCAACAGAATATGGAAGTGATGTACTAAAAGAGAGCCAATATGTCAAAATTTGTCAAGGAAGAATGGATGCCTCTGAAATGGCTACATTTTTTGCAAAGGAGAGACCAAGATTTGTCATGGACGCCACCCATCCCCATGCGAAGGAAGTCACAGAGAATATCAAAGCAGTCTGTAATAAGATGAATATTGAATATCTCCGCATTGTTCGGGAGGCAGAAAGTAGTGAGCACTGTTTTACGAATATAGAAGAAGTCGTTGACTATTTGAAAAATCAAGATGGAAATGTGCTTGTAGCGACAGGAAGTAAGGAGCTATTGAAGTATGCTGTACTTGATAAAAAAAGAATTTATGCCAGAGTGTTGCCAACAAAGGAGTCGATAGAGACCTGTCTAAGTCTTGGATTAGAAAATTCGCATATTCTAGCCATGCAGGGACCATTTTCTGAGAATATGAATGCAGCTATGCTAGAGCAATATCATTGTAAGTTCTTAGTGACCAAGGAATCGGGGAAAGCTGGGGGGTTTGAGGAAAAAATTAGAGCATGTGAGAAAGTTGGGGCAAAAAGCCTTGTCATTGCTCGACCGACAAAGGAGGAGGGCATCTGTCTTTTTGAGGCAGAAAAGAGGATTTTAGAGGGGACAAGGCCATGTGTTTCTATTGTGGGAATTGGACCGGGGGATGAGAGATATTTACCTGATAGAGCCAAAAGTCTAATTGATGAGGCTGAGGCCATTGTGGGAGCAAAGAGAATGTTAATTCGAAAAGGCGTAAAATCTTTGAGATCCTATCGCCCAGATGAAATAATGGCATGGCTTGAGAACTGTTATCGGCAGGGAATAAGAAAAATGGTTTGCCTGATGAGTGGCGATACAGGATTTTTTAGTGGGACCAATAAGCTTCTAGAAAAACTGGAGGAAAAGGGATGGAGAGCCGAGGTAATTCCTGGGATTTCTAGCATCTCTTACTTTGCTTCAAAGTGTAAAGTTTCTTGGGGAGATGCCAAGATTTTGAGCTTTCATGGCGAAGCAAAAGAGCTAGAAGTGCTAGAAGAAAATAGAAAGATCTTTGCCATTACCAGTGGGGGAGAAAAAAATAGAGAGTTAATGGAGGAAGTTTGTGCGTTTGGACTTGGAAAGCTAAGGGTTACTGTGGGCGAAGATTTGAGCTATCCAAACGAAAAAATCTTTTCTGATACAGTTGAAAATCTTTGCCACTATTCCTTTGGAAAGCTCTCTTGCCTGTTATTTGAAAACCCAAATGCGAGGGGCAAGAGGATGGAAATGGCCATCGCAGAGGGAAGATTTATACGGGACAAGGTTCCGATGACAAAGGCTGAGGTGAGGGCGATTTCCATTGCGATGCTTGGGATTTGTGAGCAGGATATTTGCTATGATATCGGTGCGGGTACAGGATCTGTGAGCATTGAGATGGCCAAATTTTTGCGTGGCGGAAGAGTCTATGCGGTTGAAAAAAAGGAATTGGCTACCAATTTAATTGCTCAAAATGTGGAAAAATTTGGGGTTCAATCTAGGGTGGAAATCCATTGTGGCAGTGCACTGGATGTGATAAAATGTCTTCCAGAGCCGAACAGCGTCTTTATTGGTGGCAGTAGTGGAGACTTAGAGGAGATTGTTGATGCTGTGTACAAGAAGAATGAAAAAGCTACCATTGTCATCAATGCAATTTCATTGGAAACTATTGCTCAGATTTCAGATCTCCTTTCAAAATATGAGGGTCTAGGATATCAAACACAGGTGATATGGATGTCAGTGGCCAGAGGAAAAAAGGTAGCGAGCTACCATATGGCGATGGCTGAAAATCCAGTGCTGATTGCAAAGATTTATTGGGAGGATTAA
- the cobJ gene encoding precorrin-3B C(17)-methyltransferase produces the protein MNQIYVVGIGPGKYEQMTIEAAQILEKVDVIVGYTVYVDLVKEHFPKKEFLTTPMRQEQDRCKLAFEEAMTGKVVALVCSGDAGVYGLSGLMLEIGRDYPECNVEVIAGVTAAVSGAAVLGAPLIHDFALISLSDLMTPWEKIEKRLRCAAAADFVMVLYNPSSKKRADYLQRACEIILSEQSEDTICATVENIGREGERAKIMTLKELKEEKVNMFTTVFIGNSQTRVVGNQMVTPRGYQL, from the coding sequence ATGAATCAGATTTATGTTGTGGGCATTGGCCCTGGAAAATATGAGCAGATGACCATAGAGGCAGCACAGATTTTAGAGAAAGTAGATGTTATTGTCGGCTATACGGTCTATGTGGATTTGGTAAAGGAACATTTTCCAAAAAAGGAGTTTTTGACAACACCCATGCGTCAGGAACAAGATCGCTGTAAGTTGGCTTTTGAGGAGGCAATGACGGGAAAGGTTGTGGCATTGGTTTGTTCGGGAGATGCAGGAGTCTATGGATTGTCAGGGCTAATGCTAGAGATTGGAAGAGACTATCCAGAGTGCAATGTTGAGGTGATTGCGGGAGTTACTGCGGCTGTAAGTGGGGCGGCCGTGCTTGGAGCACCTCTAATCCATGATTTTGCATTGATTAGCTTGAGCGATTTGATGACTCCTTGGGAAAAGATTGAAAAGAGATTGCGTTGTGCCGCTGCTGCCGATTTTGTGATGGTATTATACAATCCTTCTAGCAAAAAGAGGGCCGACTATTTACAAAGGGCGTGTGAAATCATTTTATCTGAACAATCAGAGGATACCATTTGTGCCACTGTGGAAAATATTGGTCGAGAAGGAGAGAGGGCAAAGATTATGACACTGAAAGAATTAAAAGAGGAAAAAGTGAATATGTTCACCACGGTTTTTATTGGAAATTCTCAGACAAGGGTTGTTGGAAATCAGATGGTGACACCGAGAGGGTATCAACTATGA
- the cobM gene encoding precorrin-4 C(11)-methyltransferase, with translation MVYFIGAGPGDPELLTIKGKKIIDSADVIIYAGSLVNREVLKDRKSGAKVYNSATMHLEEVIEVMKEAEKKNLMTARVHTGDPAIFGAHREQMDALEREGIEFCVIPGVSSFVAAAAALKKEYTLPEVTQSIILTRMEGRTPMPEKESIEAFAKHQATMVIFLSANRIEELVEQLQTSYPVDTPIALVYKASWPEEKIIQGNLGNIAELVRKANITKTGLIVVGRFLGDQYALSKLYDKHFSHEYREAKS, from the coding sequence ATGGTTTATTTTATTGGTGCGGGTCCAGGAGATCCAGAATTATTGACAATTAAGGGAAAAAAGATTATTGACAGTGCAGATGTCATTATCTACGCTGGTTCTCTAGTCAACAGAGAGGTATTGAAAGATAGAAAAAGTGGAGCAAAGGTATACAATTCGGCGACTATGCACTTAGAAGAAGTGATTGAGGTGATGAAAGAGGCGGAAAAAAAGAATTTAATGACGGCCCGAGTGCATACAGGGGATCCGGCAATTTTTGGTGCTCACAGAGAGCAAATGGATGCCTTAGAGCGAGAGGGAATTGAATTTTGTGTAATTCCTGGGGTAAGTTCCTTTGTGGCTGCTGCTGCGGCACTAAAGAAAGAATATACGCTTCCTGAGGTGACTCAGAGCATTATTTTGACAAGAATGGAAGGAAGAACGCCTATGCCAGAGAAAGAGAGTATCGAGGCTTTTGCCAAGCATCAGGCGACCATGGTAATATTTTTGTCGGCAAATCGCATAGAAGAATTGGTAGAACAATTACAGACTTCCTATCCAGTGGATACGCCAATTGCCTTAGTCTATAAGGCAAGTTGGCCTGAGGAAAAGATTATTCAAGGAAATTTAGGAAATATTGCCGAGCTTGTCAGAAAGGCAAACATCACAAAGACAGGGCTGATTGTGGTGGGAAGATTTTTGGGCGATCAATATGCCCTTTCAAAACTCTATGACAAACATTTTTCTCATGAATACCGGGAGGCAAAGTCATGA
- the cobD gene encoding cobalamin biosynthesis protein CobD, whose product MIGIRVFLFAILIDLLIGDPVWLPHSVVLMGKGIQRLEKKYRKLSGEDEKKLKIYGFVLVFWMLTATIALSDIVFFALQLLPGKVNKICSALLISQLFAWHGLVRESMRVFYALKNEGLEGARKAVGRIVGRDTMELSKEGIIKATVETVAENFSDGIFAPMFYVIIGGPVLGYVYKVINTMDSMIGYKDKKYSSIGYAAAKLDDLANFIPSRIAGLLIVLASFPSYSIKDAWKIFQRDRFCHASPNSAQTESAVAGALGIQLAGDAYYFGKKYEKPYIGDAMRAVEERDIQRVNVLISKSTLYGIVFLCGIYGILWYIF is encoded by the coding sequence ATGATTGGAATCAGAGTGTTTTTGTTTGCAATTTTGATTGATCTATTGATTGGAGATCCAGTATGGTTACCTCATTCTGTTGTTTTGATGGGGAAGGGAATTCAAAGATTGGAAAAAAAATATAGGAAGTTGTCAGGTGAAGATGAAAAAAAATTAAAAATCTATGGCTTTGTGCTGGTCTTTTGGATGCTCACTGCGACGATTGCTCTTTCAGATATTGTATTTTTTGCCTTGCAATTATTGCCAGGAAAAGTCAATAAAATTTGCAGTGCTCTATTGATTTCTCAGCTTTTTGCATGGCATGGACTAGTAAGGGAAAGTATGCGTGTATTTTATGCATTAAAAAATGAAGGGCTGGAAGGTGCAAGAAAAGCCGTGGGAAGAATTGTAGGCAGAGATACGATGGAACTGAGTAAGGAGGGAATTATTAAGGCAACGGTGGAGACAGTGGCTGAGAATTTCTCTGATGGGATTTTTGCTCCGATGTTTTATGTGATTATTGGAGGTCCAGTACTTGGCTATGTCTACAAGGTAATTAATACAATGGATTCCATGATTGGCTACAAGGATAAAAAATATTCTTCCATCGGTTATGCAGCAGCAAAATTAGATGATTTGGCCAATTTTATTCCATCAAGAATTGCAGGATTGCTGATTGTGTTGGCATCCTTTCCATCTTATTCTATAAAAGATGCCTGGAAAATTTTTCAAAGGGATCGCTTTTGTCACGCCAGTCCAAATTCTGCACAGACAGAATCGGCAGTGGCCGGAGCACTGGGGATTCAATTGGCCGGTGATGCCTATTATTTTGGGAAAAAATATGAAAAGCCCTATATTGGTGATGCGATGAGAGCGGTGGAAGAAAGGGATATACAAAGAGTCAATGTGTTAATCAGCAAGAGCACACTCTATGGCATAGTGTTTCTATGTGGGATTTATGGGATTTTATGGTATATCTTTTAG
- the cobI gene encoding precorrin-2 C(20)-methyltransferase, with protein MMGKMYGVGVGPGDPELLTVKAIRVMKEADCIVVPGEEVESSVAFSIAKVGYPEVTKKKVFSVSMPMTKDKEVLKKAHEEAVLSIKEKLESGQIVAFLTLGDPTIYSTYMYLHKKITELGFETEIVSGIPSFCAAAARLGISLVENREQMHIIPATYGIDEVIHMSGTKVLMKAGRKVSSLKEEVKKMGARAMLVENCGMKDEKLYTNLEMAPEKTGYYTVLIVKEK; from the coding sequence ATAATGGGAAAGATGTATGGCGTTGGCGTTGGACCAGGAGATCCAGAGCTATTGACTGTAAAGGCCATTCGAGTGATGAAGGAGGCGGATTGCATTGTAGTGCCAGGAGAAGAGGTCGAAAGTAGTGTGGCTTTTTCGATTGCAAAGGTCGGTTACCCAGAGGTGACAAAGAAGAAAGTTTTTTCTGTTTCTATGCCGATGACAAAGGATAAGGAAGTACTGAAAAAGGCACATGAAGAGGCGGTTTTATCTATTAAAGAAAAATTAGAATCGGGACAAATCGTGGCCTTTTTAACCCTTGGAGATCCTACAATTTATTCCACCTATATGTATTTGCATAAAAAAATTACAGAACTTGGATTTGAAACAGAGATTGTCAGTGGTATTCCCTCATTTTGTGCTGCGGCGGCAAGACTTGGGATAAGTCTTGTGGAAAATCGAGAGCAGATGCATATTATTCCAGCGACTTATGGAATAGATGAAGTGATACATATGTCGGGCACAAAAGTATTGATGAAGGCAGGAAGAAAGGTTTCGAGTCTGAAAGAGGAAGTAAAAAAGATGGGGGCAAGGGCAATGCTTGTGGAAAATTGTGGAATGAAAGATGAGAAATTGTACACGAACCTTGAAATGGCACCAGAGAAAACAGGTTATTATACAGTATTGATTGTAAAGGAAAAGTAG
- a CDS encoding aminotransferase class I/II-fold pyridoxal phosphate-dependent enzyme: MIHGGDALAFAREKKIDVGEVLDFSANINPYGIHPTIVRALQEEITHLVHYPDVRYQRLREDIAKKVKVQPQEVFLANGAAAMLYHCIQAMGKPVYALLPVPSFLEYERAVQAVEGSKISYYEMDGDFQVKEDILAQIDHNIDVFILCNPNNPTGKRVDAKLLDKIVKRCEQKEVIFVLDECFLEFVLEGRRYSMTESLSKNLVILGSFTKYYAIPGLRLGYAICKNAHLAERIEAVTPEWSVNHLAVKAGEVALEEVGNYLNLEEIHKQKEYLFQELQNFGFDVIPSTANFLLFYSKDSLLDKKLQEKNILIRNCSNYRGLGAGWFRIAVRLPRENQKLIGAIEEIWQKQS; the protein is encoded by the coding sequence ATGATTCATGGGGGAGATGCCCTTGCCTTTGCCAGAGAAAAAAAAATAGATGTGGGGGAAGTGCTCGATTTTTCAGCAAATATTAATCCCTATGGAATTCATCCGACCATAGTTCGTGCCTTGCAGGAGGAAATAACGCATCTGGTGCATTACCCAGATGTTCGCTATCAGAGGTTGAGGGAGGATATTGCAAAAAAGGTGAAGGTTCAGCCACAGGAGGTTTTCCTTGCCAATGGGGCTGCGGCAATGCTCTACCATTGTATACAGGCGATGGGAAAACCTGTGTATGCTCTTTTACCTGTGCCTTCCTTTTTAGAATATGAAAGGGCCGTGCAGGCTGTGGAAGGCTCAAAGATATCGTACTATGAGATGGATGGAGACTTTCAAGTGAAGGAAGATATCTTAGCACAGATCGATCACAACATCGATGTCTTTATTTTATGTAATCCCAACAATCCAACAGGTAAGCGAGTAGATGCCAAGTTGCTAGATAAAATTGTAAAAAGGTGTGAACAGAAAGAAGTCATTTTTGTCCTTGATGAATGCTTTTTGGAGTTTGTCTTGGAAGGAAGACGCTATTCTATGACAGAAAGTTTAAGTAAAAATCTTGTTATTCTTGGTTCTTTTACAAAATATTATGCTATTCCAGGATTACGTCTTGGCTATGCTATTTGTAAAAATGCACATTTGGCCGAGCGTATAGAGGCGGTGACACCAGAATGGAGTGTCAATCATTTGGCAGTCAAGGCTGGGGAGGTTGCGTTGGAAGAAGTAGGAAACTACTTAAATCTGGAAGAAATACATAAGCAAAAGGAGTATTTATTTCAGGAATTACAAAATTTTGGTTTTGATGTCATTCCATCGACAGCCAATTTTTTGTTATTTTATAGCAAGGATTCTCTTCTAGATAAAAAATTGCAAGAAAAGAATATTTTGATTCGAAATTGTAGCAATTATCGTGGTTTAGGGGCGGGGTGGTTTCGCATTGCTGTGCGTCTTCCTAGAGAAAATCAAAAATTAATTGGAGCAATAGAGGAAATATGGCAAAAACAATCATGA
- the cobT gene encoding nicotinate-nucleotide--dimethylbenzimidazole phosphoribosyltransferase, which yields MVNAILISAMKSGSGKTTFTFGLHDYLRRNNIVASAFKTGPDYIDPMYHSMVSDRMSINLDPYFLEPKDGVNPILEHFVTYSSGTQIAIVEGAMGYFDGIYGQGKRGSAAVVAESIDAKVILLVEDQEPQEVRDYIEKYGEDKQIRYLIINRCNERDYPVRRDELERVTGKKVIGYLPEDENFTLMSRHLGLYTPQKESVLRLAETVAHRLEETVEMDKILQYVKEKEGEDIFKKAKKEGKFKLGFAKDDAYCFHYIDNMSVLHEHNIEPIFFSMLEDSQLPEGILGLWLSGGYPEIYADQINQKLMKEIKGKVEKGMPVIGECGGFMSLLEQMEDIRGKRQTMIGAIRGESFRTDKLVRFGYIEVEAKKDGLLLKKGQKMRSHEFHYWDATDAGRDGLATKANGSKSWECIHMNEHLHAGYPHIYLRSNEVMAKNLVRAMEVYAGKLAREEILHIQITDLDDQMGKAAKRHWDKIAKPLHGLGILEDQVIQIAAILGKEDINIKKKAVVVMCADNGIVCEGVTQTDQSVTAIVTNNFAKGIASVNRIATCAQADVIPVDVGVVGEIFESKVVDKKVMKGTENFLKKDAMTQDQMYRAIMVGIEMARECKKKGYTLLGMGEMGIGNTTTSAALTSVLLDLPVEVVTGKGAGLSKDGLERKKQVIAKGIESRKPNKEDIFDVLKKLGGLDIAAMAGLVLGCASEKIPIVCDGFISLVAVFVAKKISEKSLQYVLGSHMSAEPAAKLLVENLGLCPVLDGRFCLGEGTGAAMLFGLLDMAMSVYNENRTFEDIQVEEYRDYEEEIL from the coding sequence ATGGTCAATGCAATTTTGATTTCGGCAATGAAGTCTGGGAGCGGAAAGACAACCTTCACATTTGGGCTGCATGATTATCTGAGGAGAAACAATATTGTGGCGAGTGCCTTTAAGACAGGACCAGATTACATTGATCCAATGTACCATAGCATGGTTAGTGACAGAATGTCTATTAACTTAGATCCCTATTTTCTTGAGCCTAAAGATGGCGTAAATCCGATATTGGAACACTTTGTCACTTATTCTTCGGGCACACAGATTGCCATTGTAGAGGGGGCAATGGGCTATTTTGATGGGATTTATGGTCAGGGAAAAAGGGGATCGGCAGCTGTGGTGGCTGAGAGTATTGATGCCAAGGTGATTCTTTTAGTGGAGGATCAAGAACCCCAAGAGGTGAGAGATTATATTGAAAAATATGGAGAGGATAAACAAATTCGATATTTGATCATCAATCGCTGCAATGAAAGGGACTACCCTGTTCGTAGAGATGAGCTGGAGAGAGTGACAGGAAAGAAAGTGATAGGCTATTTGCCAGAGGATGAAAATTTTACATTGATGTCAAGGCATTTAGGATTGTATACACCACAAAAAGAATCTGTACTTCGATTGGCAGAGACTGTTGCCCATCGCTTGGAAGAGACAGTTGAGATGGACAAAATTCTTCAATATGTCAAGGAAAAAGAGGGCGAAGATATCTTCAAAAAGGCAAAAAAAGAAGGGAAATTTAAGCTTGGATTTGCAAAAGATGATGCCTATTGCTTTCACTACATCGACAATATGTCCGTATTACACGAACACAACATCGAGCCTATTTTTTTCTCTATGCTAGAAGACAGTCAACTTCCTGAAGGAATTTTAGGGCTTTGGTTGAGTGGTGGCTATCCTGAAATTTATGCAGATCAGATCAACCAAAAATTGATGAAAGAGATAAAGGGAAAGGTCGAAAAAGGGATGCCCGTCATTGGTGAGTGCGGTGGCTTTATGAGTTTACTTGAGCAGATGGAAGATATCCGTGGCAAGAGACAGACAATGATTGGAGCAATTCGTGGCGAGAGTTTTCGCACAGATAAATTAGTTCGCTTTGGCTATATTGAGGTTGAGGCAAAGAAGGATGGTCTGCTCTTAAAGAAGGGGCAGAAGATGCGATCCCATGAATTTCATTATTGGGATGCAACGGACGCAGGAAGAGATGGTTTGGCAACCAAGGCAAATGGTTCAAAATCGTGGGAGTGCATCCATATGAATGAACATTTGCATGCGGGCTATCCTCACATTTACTTGAGAAGCAATGAGGTGATGGCAAAGAATTTAGTTAGAGCAATGGAAGTATATGCTGGAAAGCTAGCCAGAGAAGAAATTCTTCATATCCAAATCACAGATCTTGATGATCAGATGGGCAAGGCAGCCAAGAGACATTGGGATAAGATTGCAAAGCCACTTCATGGTCTTGGGATTTTAGAAGATCAAGTGATACAGATTGCTGCTATCTTAGGGAAAGAAGATATCAACATCAAGAAAAAGGCTGTAGTGGTGATGTGTGCAGACAATGGTATCGTGTGTGAGGGGGTGACGCAGACAGACCAGAGTGTGACAGCCATTGTCACCAATAATTTTGCTAAGGGCATTGCCAGTGTCAATCGCATTGCAACTTGTGCACAGGCCGATGTTATTCCTGTGGATGTTGGGGTGGTGGGAGAGATTTTTGAGTCTAAAGTAGTGGACAAGAAAGTGATGAAAGGAACAGAAAATTTCCTTAAGAAAGATGCAATGACACAGGATCAGATGTACAGAGCCATTATGGTTGGAATAGAAATGGCCAGAGAATGCAAAAAGAAGGGCTATACCCTCCTTGGAATGGGAGAGATGGGCATTGGTAATACAACGACGAGTGCAGCACTGACAAGTGTTCTTTTGGATTTACCTGTCGAAGTGGTGACAGGCAAAGGGGCAGGTTTGTCTAAAGATGGCTTGGAGAGAAAAAAGCAGGTGATTGCCAAGGGAATTGAAAGCAGAAAGCCGAATAAAGAAGATATTTTTGATGTATTAAAAAAGCTTGGTGGTTTGGATATTGCAGCTATGGCGGGGTTAGTGCTTGGCTGTGCGAGTGAAAAAATTCCTATTGTCTGTGATGGCTTCATTTCTCTTGTGGCTGTGTTTGTGGCAAAAAAAATCAGTGAAAAGTCGCTTCAATATGTTTTGGGCTCTCATATGAGTGCAGAGCCTGCGGCAAAGCTTCTGGTAGAGAATTTAGGGCTTTGTCCTGTTTTGGACGGAAGATTTTGTCTTGGAGAAGGAACAGGAGCGGCAATGCTTTTTGGTCTCCTTGATATGGCAATGAGTGTATACAATGAAAATCGAACATTTGAGGATATTCAAGTAGAAGAATATCGAGATTATGAAGAGGAGATATTGTGA
- a CDS encoding bifunctional adenosylcobinamide kinase/adenosylcobinamide-phosphate guanylyltransferase yields MIYIYGAIASGKSAYAEDYVCRLGKERVYLALMQVYGEEGRKRVKKHRKMREGKKFRTVECQRPRTGMVKSSEIVLLECMSNFLANTMFQKDGIMTDRLLAVEKIQSEIFMLASECKELVIVGNDIFDDEKSYSKEVEEYILAMEELHDWLIKESQQVIEVIFGIAKIVKEKL; encoded by the coding sequence GTGATCTACATTTATGGAGCAATAGCAAGTGGAAAATCGGCCTATGCGGAAGATTATGTTTGTCGACTGGGAAAGGAAAGAGTGTACCTTGCATTGATGCAAGTCTATGGAGAGGAAGGAAGAAAACGAGTAAAAAAGCACAGGAAGATGCGAGAGGGAAAAAAATTTCGCACTGTGGAATGTCAAAGACCAAGAACAGGGATGGTCAAATCGAGTGAAATTGTATTGTTAGAATGTATGTCCAATTTTTTGGCGAATACAATGTTTCAAAAAGATGGTATAATGACAGATAGATTACTTGCTGTAGAAAAGATTCAATCAGAGATTTTTATGTTGGCTTCAGAATGTAAGGAATTGGTCATTGTGGGAAATGATATCTTTGATGATGAAAAGAGCTATAGCAAGGAAGTAGAGGAGTATATTTTAGCAATGGAGGAATTACACGATTGGCTGATCAAGGAATCACAGCAAGTGATCGAGGTGATTTTTGGAATTGCAAAAATAGTGAAGGAGAAACTATGA